The genomic interval ACCTTCAGGCTGGAGTTCATCTATAATTAAAAACCCCTTTCCTGTCTCAACAAATATTTGTCCATTAGATGCCTTCACAATCCTCCCCGGTACCGAGCGTTGTGTGTCATATGTCAACTCCAGACCCTTGATGTTCGGCGATTGACGCCTGACCTTTATAATCTTTATCCTTTCATTGCCTAAATAACAAAATGCAGATGGCCATGGATACATGCCTCTAACAAAATTAAACAATTCATCAGCACTTCTGGTCCAGTCTATTTTACCGTCTTGTTTTTTAAGTGGTGGGGCATAACTCACCTCTCCCATTTGAGGCATGGGTTTTATTTTACCTTCTCTCATTCCCCTTATAGTATCAAGCAAGACATCTGCACCGAGTCTCGAGAGTTTATCAAATAATGTCTCTGCATTATCATCATCCTGAATCTCTAACTCAGCCCTCAAGAGAATATCACCTGTATCAAGCCCTTTATCCATAAGCATCGTTGTTATGCCTGTAACCTTTTCACCATTAATCAGTGCCCACTGAATTGGTGCTGCACCTCTATACTTTGGCAAAAGTGATGCATGGACATTTATGCAGCCAATTTTTGGCATGTTGAGTATTTCATTCGGTAATATCTTCCCATAAGCTACAACAATGATAAATTCAGGATTTAAGACCTTTAACTCTTTATAAAAACTTTCCTCTCTGATATTGACAGGCTGGATAACTTTTATACCATGCGATAATGCAAGCTCCTTTACAGGTGGTGCTGAAAGCACATGACCCCTGCCTTTCACTTTATCAGGCTGGGTAACAACAAGTGCAATATCTTCTTTTGCCTCTATCAGTGCCTTTAATGAAGGGACAGCAAATTGAGGGGTACCAAAAAAGATTAAAGCCATTTCATTTTTCCTATCCTCTTATTCTCTCAACTTCTTGCCTTTTTAGGTATCTCTTTTTGAAGAATTCCCGCTTAATCGAACTCATCCTGTCAACAAACAAAATACCATCGAGATGATCTATTTCATGTTGAAGCGCCCTTGCCAAAAGACCTGTGCCTTCAATCTGGAAAGGTTTGCCATTCCTATCAAGTCCTTTTACAACAACCCTTCCTGCCCTTTTTATAGTAGAAGTATAACCCGGCACGCTCAGGCATCCTTCCTCTGAATCAATAAAACCATCCGCTTCTATTATTTCGGGATTAATCAGAACGATAAGTGGATGTTTTTCATTCTTTGTGCTTACATCAATAACTATAAGTCTCTTTGAGACACCAACCTGGGGTGCTGCAAGGCCAATGCCTGGAGCAGCATACATAGTCTCTACCATATTGTCTATAAGGCGCTGCAAATCTTTATCAATATTCTCAACAGGCAGTGCCTTTTTCTTTAAGATTTCATCAGGATATTTTCTAATCTCCAAGATAGCCATAGGAAATTATAACACTAACAAATAGGATATTTCCCTTTGCTCAAATCCATGCAGAATTTATTTATCCCTGATAACTCTTGCTCGAATATCTCCTCTGCCAATTTTGCTATCTCGTTAATCTTCCTTCCCCTCTCAAGCAAAACCTGCGCAGTGGCCATCTGTGGTCTATCTATAGGTGTGCCTATCATGCTCAAAAGAAGGACATAAACTTCTTTTACCCCTTCTATTCTTTCATAAATCTCTTTTGCTATCCTGTGCGCCATAACATTGTATATCTTCCCAACATGACTCACAGGATTCTTTCCTGCTGCTGCCTCTGTTCCCATTGGTCTATTCATAGATATAAGCCCATTAACTCTATTGCCTCTGCCAACCTGTCCTGAATCAGCATCCTCTGCTGATGTCCCAAGAAGGCTCAGATAAATGCCCCCCAGTCCCCTCCCCTTTTCATCGAGCGTATTGAAATAAACATCTATGTCTTTAAATCCTTCAAATCCTTTCACAAACCTTGTCATATCTTCTTGCACAAGTGCCTTTCTCTCAAAATAATCTTGCTCTGATTCTATATATCGGGCAATAAAAGGCATTGCAACTGTCAAACTCAAGGCATTTCCTCTCCTCAAACCCATAACCTTTATATCTTCTCCTGTTTCAGGATATTTATGTTTAAATTTCTTTGAGTTTAGGTATTTTTCGAGTTCAAGAACAACCCTCTCCACAGGACTCAAAGGATAATACCCAACAGCAGCAGAGGTATCATTGGCAGGCCTGACTTTGCCAGGCCTCAAAAAAATATCAGTCAATTCTTCTGACCCCTGAGCAAGAACAACACGATATCTTAAATGCCTTTCAGGGTCAACAAATCTAAGATTTTTCTTAATCCATTTCTTTGCGGCATCTATAGCAATGTCAGCAACTGGCACCTCTTTCCCGGCAGCCATAAATGTTGCCCTGTCGCCTATGATAAGTTCCATTGGTTTTAAAACCCTGCCTCCACCAAACTTCCTTTCAATTTTCCCAGCAGCTAAAAGGCCCTTGTCTATATTGTGGTGGAGCACTGTACCGAATTCTTTGATGTACTCCTTTGACAATGCAACAGAAATAGCATCCATAATTGAATCGCACATATAATCTGGATGGCCAGTGCCTTTACGCTCTACAATTTCAACGCTGTGATCTGTAACAGACTTTCCTTTAAATGTCTCAACAACTATCATGATTAAAGTTTATCACACCTTAAAAAACACTGAACTTAAAATATTTCTTTGGATTTGCCTTAATATCCTTTACAAGCTCACTTAAGTCTTTGGTCAGTGTCTTAAGCTCTGATACACTCTCCTTAAACTCGTTTTCGAGCTTTTTATCCTTGACCAGACTCCCTGCCACTCCCTCTCCTGCCTCTATTTTTTCGAGAATCTCTGAAAGTTGTTTTGATGCCTTGCTGAGGTTTTCATATAGCATGGGGTCCTCTGCAAGTTTCTTTAATGACCCGTCGCCTTCTGTCACCTTCTTACCAAATGTCTCAACAGAGGATGCAGCAGAAAGCATCTTATTGTAAAGGGATGGGTCTTCTATAAGTTTTTTAACTGTCCCATCTGAATCTTTGAAATCCTTTAATATTGTAGACAATGATTTTGATGCATCTCGCAGGTCATTATAGAGTTGAGGATCTGTAAGGAATTTTGAATTTGCAATTCCTGTAGCACTCTTTTCTATCTTTTTAAGAAAGACATTGAGATCTCCTATAAACTCTGTAATCTTAGACAGAGCGATTGAGCCTGCTTTAACAATATCTTTAATCTCTATCTGCTCAACACCCTTTATTACATCCCCATGTGATACTGGTGCAACATCAGGAGAACCATGACTGATTTCAATATACTTGTCTCCAAGAAGTCCTATGGTCTGTACAGTAACAGTAGAGTCTTTGCGAATATACTTTGCCGATTTCTTATCTATAGACATGGTGACTATAGTGCCGTGTTCTGCATGAAGGCTTATACCTTTGACAGCCCCTATCTCTATGCCTGATATCCATACAGGAGAACCTTTTCTCAGACCCCTCACATCCTTAATCTGAGCCTTTATCTCTATCTTTGGTGAGAATACATCCTCTATGCCGCCTGCAAAGAATACAGCAAACAACAAAAGCAAGAGCGCAGATGTTACAACTATGCCCACCTTGAGTTTTGACCACATAAACTCTTTTTTCACATCAAACATTTTTTACACCTGTATAATTCAATTCACTGAGGAACACCTGAATATCAGGAATATTTGAATGTAATAGTTTTTCTCTATCGTCGTCAAATGCCAGTTCTCCATCCTTCAAAAACATAAACCTGTCTGCAACCCTCAATGCATCTACAACCTTGTGTGTAACAATAATAAAACCCTTTCCACCTTTTGATAATTCAAGAATAAGCTTGCAGATATTTTCTGCATTTACAGGGTCAAGACCTGACGTGGGCTCATCATAGAGAAACATCTTTGGGTCACATACAGATAATGACCTTGCTATAGAAACCCTTCTGTGCATCCCTCCGCTCAACTGCTCTGGCATAAGTTCCATTGCATGCTCTACACCAACAACCCTCAAAAGCTCTCTAACCTTTCTATCTATCTCCTCTTCTGACATCTTTGTATATTCCCTCAGGCAAAATGCTACATTTTCCTTTACGCTCAATGAATCAAAAAGCGCTCCCTCTTGAAAGACGAGGCTAAATTTCATCCTCACACTTCTCATCTCTTCCTCTGTTTTGTCTGTTATATCTTCCCCATCAATGATTATCCTGCCAGAGTCTGGTTTTATTAGCCCCATTATTAATTTGAGTATTGTTGTCTTGCCTTCGCCACTGCCTCCAAGGATAGCAACCTTTTCATCAAAGTTTATAGCAAAACTCAGATTATTTATAATCTGTCTCTGCCCATATGAAAAGCATACATCATCAAACACAATCATATCGAAAATCCCAGCACATAAAGCAATACCCTCGTTAGTATAAAATCAGAAACTATAATCATTATAATCGAAGCTACAACAGCCCTTGTAGTAGATTTTCTGAGTCCTGTTGCACCACCCTTTGTAGAAAGTCCTATGTAACAGCATATACATGCTATCAGGTAACCAAATACAAATGGTTTAATTGCTCCTGAAAAGACATTTTCAAAGACCAATTCCTCTCTTATAGAACTCCAGTATAATGCACCGCTCTGATTACTAACAAACACTGCTATGTAATATCCTCCGAAAAGTGAGACAGCATCACCTATGATTGTCAGAGCGGGGAGCATTATTATAGAACTTACAATCCTTGGAGTTACAAGTTTTTTTATAGGGTCAATGCCAAATACCCTCAATGTGTCAACCTGATGCCCAAGTACCATTAATCCTAATTCCGAAGCCATTCCTGCACCAACCCTTCCTGTAAATACAAGTGCAGCTACTACAGGTCCCAGCTCTCTGATAACTGATATACCAACCACCTTTCCTGTATAAACCTTCATCCCGAGTCTTGATAGTTCCGCAGACAACTGGAGAGAAAGCGCCATACCAACAAAGAGTGCTACAATAAAGATAATAAAAAAAGAACCTGCCCCTGCATAATCCATCTGCTCAATGGCATCTTTGAAATAAAACGGTCTTTTAAAGATATTCAAAACACCCTTAAAAGAAAGCATATAGAGGTCCTGAAGGTCTCTTATCAATTCCTTCAGTCTATTCATTACCACGCCGCTCCCTTGCTTCATCTCTTTATGCCCTTTTCCATCTTCTATGTATCCACAGCCATTCTGATGGGTGTTGTTCTATATAATCTTCGATAAATTCAGAAAATCTCTTTGTATCCTCTATCAAAGCCTTTTCAACATCCTCTTTTTCTGACAATATAACCTCGGGATAGATATTGATGACATGCTTATGTGCATTAGGTTCATCAAGGCGGTTAATGAATATAGGAATTACTGCAGCACCTGTCTTTCTTGCCATCAACGCTGGCATCTTTGATGTCCATGCTGGTCTGCCCAAAAAATCTATTTTATATCCTTCATCCTTTAAAACAGCCTGGTCCATCAATATCCCAATCCCCCTGTTTTTCTTTAACTCTCGCATCATGCCTTTTAGTGCACCCTTTTTATAAATCACATTGTTCCCATATCTTGCCCTCACATTCTCTATAAGCCTATTAAGATATATATTATCCTGTGTGCGGGCTACAACAGAGACATTATCAACCTTTACACCAAAGACAAGTGCCATTAATTCCCAGTTGCCACAGTGACCAGTTATGAATATCACACCTTTGTTTTTTGATTTTGCATTCAGATAGTTATCAATGCCTCTAATCTCTACATTATCAATGATGCCTTTGCCATAACCCCAATAAATTTTAATAATCTCTGCAAAAGACCTGCCGAGATTCTTGAAAGTCTCACGAGCTATACTGACTGCAATTGTTCTATTACTAACTGCTAATGGCGTAAGCTTGTTAGCATATGTCTTTTTTATATTTTCAATAGCAATCTTCCTTCTATCCTGCCATATATAAAAAACTAAAAGGCCGAGGATTTCCCCGACCTTTAATGCCAATCTGTGCGGAAGTATTGCAAGAGGAAAAGAAAAAGCAATAATAAGAGAAGTCGTAAATAGCCATCTAATCTTCATTTATTATTTGCGTTATTGTCTCCTTCTTTTTTCTCTGCTGCCTTTTCTTCTTCTTTTTCTTTTTTCTTCTCAAGTGCTTCTGATATTTCCTCAAGCCTCTTCATTACAAGATAATTTATTGTGCCTTCAGGGTATGTGCCGTCCTCTCTCTGCACACCCGCAGACATGCCCGTGAGTATTTCAAGCCCCTCCTCCATTTTTTCGATAGGGTATATGAAAAATTTGTTGTCCTTTACAGCATCAACAACCTCCTGCCTGAGCATAAGGTGTTTTATATTCCTTTTGGGAATTATCACACCATGCCCATCAAGCCCTCTAACCTTGCATAAATCAAAGAAACCTTCTATCTTTTCATTTACACCACCTATTGGCTGGACATCACCATTTTGGTCCATAGAGCCTGTCACAGCGATATTCTGCTTTAAAGGCACCCCTGAGATGCTACTTAAAAGTGCATAAAGCTCTGCGCATGTAGCACTGTCACCCTCTACCATCTCGTAAAGCTGCTCAAAGGTTATAGATGCAGAAAGACTTATAGGCCTTTTTGTTGCATATTTACTGCCGAGATAGCTTGATATAATCATGATTGCCTTTTCATGAATCTTTCCGCTCATCTTTGTCTCGCGCTCTATATTTACAACCCCAGCCTTTCCTGTGTATGTCCTTGCAGTTATCCTCGAAGGCTTTCCAAAGCTGTAATCTCCTAAATCTAATACCGCAAGACCATTAACCTGTCCAACCTTTTCCCCATCTGTCTCTACTATAAGTGTATCTTCCAGTATCATTTCCCTAATACGCTCTTCAATTCTGTTTGCCCTGTAAATCTTCTCTTCAATAGCCTTTGTCACATGTTCTGCCTTTACAATATTGCTTCCTGCATTTTTCGCCCAGTAGTGTGCTTCCCTTATAATGTCTGCTATATAACTGAATTTTGTTGAAAGCTTGTCCTGATGCTCTGCAAGCCTTGAACCGTATTCCACAATCTTTGCCACCCCGCTTCTATCAAATGGCAAGAGGTTTTCTTCCTTCTGACAACTTGCTACAAAAAATGCATATTTCTCTATGTTCTCATTCGTCCTTGGCATCCTGCTGTCAAAATCAGCCTTTACCTTGAACAATTCCTTATATTCTTCATCAAGGTTATACAATAAATAATAAAGATATGGATTGCCCACAAGTATAACCTTCACATCAAGAGGTATTGGCTCAGGTTTCAGTGCTGTTGTGCTTAAAAGCCTATATTGTTCCCATACATCTTCTATTTTTATCTCTTTGTTTTTTATTGACCTCTTCAATGCATCATAAGAAAATATATTCCTTAAAAGGTCAAGGGCATTTATTACTATGTATCCACCGTTTGCCCTATGTAGCGAACCTGCCTTTATCATAGAGAAATCTGTCAATGCCATCCCATACTGAACCTTATATTCTATCCTCCCAAATAGATTTAGATAAGTAGGATTACTCTCAAAAACAACTGGAGCGCCTTTGCAGTCAGCATTATTGACAATCACATTCACAGTGTATCTCACAAATGATACCTCTGGTTTAGGCATCTTCATAAAAGGCAGAGGTGGAGCCTGTTCTTCGGTTATTTTGAAATCATCCAGATGTGAAAGTATGTCTTCTTTTACTGCATCGAGATATGCAACTATCTTCTCATACCCCTTATATTTCTCCTTCAGTTCTTCTATAAAATGTCCTACAGCAGCAAGGGCAATCTCCCTTTCGAGCCGCGACAGCATGTCTTTTACAAGCTTTTCTGCTTCACGCACTGCCCGAACAACATCATCCAGTTTTTCCTGAAGCATCTTGCCTATCTCTTCAACCTTTTTCCTTGTCTTTTCATCAAGAGCAGCAAACTCTTCTTCTGTAAGTGGCTCTCCGTTCTTTTTTATAGGGACAATTAAAAGTCCTGTTACAGCCTTTCTTATTGCAAAGCCCTTAGCCATGGCATCTTCTTCAAGGCTCGTGAAAAGTGACTTCTGTTTTTGCTGAAATTCCTCAAGTATCTTGCTTCGCTGCTTTTCATATTCTTTAGATTCAAAAGCCTTTGGTATCTCAATCCTCAAGTTCTTTATAAGGGTATCCATATCCTTCTGAAAGACAACTCCTTTGCCGGGATCAAGAGATACAGCAAGCGGATTATCAGGATCTTTGAAGTTATAGACATAACACCAGTCACTTGGGACACTTTCCTTTGATGCCCGCTCATTCAACAATGTCCTTATTGTCCTCATCTTGCCTGTGCCGCTTTCACCAAGCACATATATATTAAAGCCCTTGCTTATAAGCCCCAGGCCAAAATCAAGTGACCTCAAAGCCCTTTCCTGCCCTATTGTTCCTTCAAACTTGCCAATATCATCTGTTGTATCAAATCGAAATATACTTAAATCACAACACTTGTAAAGCTCTTCAGGTCTTAGTTTCATTACCATGTCTTACCTCCTCATATTAGCTTACTGCTCATCGTTCATTATTCATAGCAAAAAAAACTTAAGACTATTAACTATGAACTATCCGTTATGAGCTATTTTGCCCTTGGATGATGTTCTAAATAAACCTTTCTTATCCTGTCACCTGTCACCTTTGTATAAATCTGCGTTGTTGATATATCAGAATGTCCAAGCATCTTCTGAACAGATCTTAAATCTGCTCCACCTTCGAGCAGATGAGTTGCAAATGAATGCCTTATAGTATGAGGTGTGAGCTTAAGTCCAACAATATTACCTAATTTTTTCAGTGCCTGCCAGAATCTTTGCCTTGTCATAGGCATTCCTCTACTTGTCAGGAATACAAAAGGTGACTGCTTGTTTTTAAGCAGACCCTGCCTTAACTCATGCATATATCTTCTTACCTTTTCTATTGCCCTTTGATTTATTGGTACTATCCTTTCCTTTGCCCCCTTACCCATAATCCTCAAAAAGCCACCCTCGAAATTCAGATCATTAACCTTTATAGATATTATCTCACTAACCCTTAATCCTGATGAATACATCAACTCAAGCATTGCAGAGTCTCTGATAAACAACTGATAGCCTGTAGTTGGCGGCTCATAGTCCAGTAGTTTTTTTATATCATCAATATTTAATGCCTTTGGGAGTCTTTCCCATTGTTTCGGTGTCTTTATAGTTTCTGTTGGATCCTCAGAAATAACCTTTTCTATTATCAAAAACTTCGAAAAACCCTTCACAGAAG from Dissulfurispira thermophila carries:
- the fmt gene encoding methionyl-tRNA formyltransferase, whose product is MALIFFGTPQFAVPSLKALIEAKEDIALVVTQPDKVKGRGHVLSAPPVKELALSHGIKVIQPVNIREESFYKELKVLNPEFIIVVAYGKILPNEILNMPKIGCINVHASLLPKYRGAAPIQWALINGEKVTGITTMLMDKGLDTGDILLRAELEIQDDDNAETLFDKLSRLGADVLLDTIRGMREGKIKPMPQMGEVSYAPPLKKQDGKIDWTRSADELFNFVRGMYPWPSAFCYLGNERIKIIKVRRQSPNIKGLELTYDTQRSVPGRIVKASNGQIFVETGKGFLIIDELQPEGKKIMAARAFLSGRMLKEGYDRFI
- the def gene encoding peptide deformylase, which codes for MAILEIRKYPDEILKKKALPVENIDKDLQRLIDNMVETMYAAPGIGLAAPQVGVSKRLIVIDVSTKNEKHPLIVLINPEIIEADGFIDSEEGCLSVPGYTSTIKRAGRVVVKGLDRNGKPFQIEGTGLLARALQHEIDHLDGILFVDRMSSIKREFFKKRYLKRQEVERIRG
- a CDS encoding methionine adenosyltransferase, with protein sequence MIVVETFKGKSVTDHSVEIVERKGTGHPDYMCDSIMDAISVALSKEYIKEFGTVLHHNIDKGLLAAGKIERKFGGGRVLKPMELIIGDRATFMAAGKEVPVADIAIDAAKKWIKKNLRFVDPERHLRYRVVLAQGSEELTDIFLRPGKVRPANDTSAAVGYYPLSPVERVVLELEKYLNSKKFKHKYPETGEDIKVMGLRRGNALSLTVAMPFIARYIESEQDYFERKALVQEDMTRFVKGFEGFKDIDVYFNTLDEKGRGLGGIYLSLLGTSAEDADSGQVGRGNRVNGLISMNRPMGTEAAAGKNPVSHVGKIYNVMAHRIAKEIYERIEGVKEVYVLLLSMIGTPIDRPQMATAQVLLERGRKINEIAKLAEEIFEQELSGINKFCMDLSKGKYPIC
- a CDS encoding MlaD family protein; protein product: MFDVKKEFMWSKLKVGIVVTSALLLLLFAVFFAGGIEDVFSPKIEIKAQIKDVRGLRKGSPVWISGIEIGAVKGISLHAEHGTIVTMSIDKKSAKYIRKDSTVTVQTIGLLGDKYIEISHGSPDVAPVSHGDVIKGVEQIEIKDIVKAGSIALSKITEFIGDLNVFLKKIEKSATGIANSKFLTDPQLYNDLRDASKSLSTILKDFKDSDGTVKKLIEDPSLYNKMLSAASSVETFGKKVTEGDGSLKKLAEDPMLYENLSKASKQLSEILEKIEAGEGVAGSLVKDKKLENEFKESVSELKTLTKDLSELVKDIKANPKKYFKFSVF
- a CDS encoding ABC transporter ATP-binding protein — protein: MIVFDDVCFSYGQRQIINNLSFAINFDEKVAILGGSGEGKTTILKLIMGLIKPDSGRIIIDGEDITDKTEEEMRSVRMKFSLVFQEGALFDSLSVKENVAFCLREYTKMSEEEIDRKVRELLRVVGVEHAMELMPEQLSGGMHRRVSIARSLSVCDPKMFLYDEPTSGLDPVNAENICKLILELSKGGKGFIIVTHKVVDALRVADRFMFLKDGELAFDDDREKLLHSNIPDIQVFLSELNYTGVKNV
- a CDS encoding MlaE family ABC transporter permease, yielding MNRLKELIRDLQDLYMLSFKGVLNIFKRPFYFKDAIEQMDYAGAGSFFIIFIVALFVGMALSLQLSAELSRLGMKVYTGKVVGISVIRELGPVVAALVFTGRVGAGMASELGLMVLGHQVDTLRVFGIDPIKKLVTPRIVSSIIMLPALTIIGDAVSLFGGYYIAVFVSNQSGALYWSSIREELVFENVFSGAIKPFVFGYLIACICCYIGLSTKGGATGLRKSTTRAVVASIIMIIVSDFILTRVLLYVLGFSI
- a CDS encoding lysophospholipid acyltransferase family protein, which gives rise to MKIRWLFTTSLIIAFSFPLAILPHRLALKVGEILGLLVFYIWQDRRKIAIENIKKTYANKLTPLAVSNRTIAVSIARETFKNLGRSFAEIIKIYWGYGKGIIDNVEIRGIDNYLNAKSKNKGVIFITGHCGNWELMALVFGVKVDNVSVVARTQDNIYLNRLIENVRARYGNNVIYKKGALKGMMRELKKNRGIGILMDQAVLKDEGYKIDFLGRPAWTSKMPALMARKTGAAVIPIFINRLDEPNAHKHVINIYPEVILSEKEDVEKALIEDTKRFSEFIEDYIEQHPSEWLWIHRRWKRA
- a CDS encoding Lon protease family protein; the protein is MVMKLRPEELYKCCDLSIFRFDTTDDIGKFEGTIGQERALRSLDFGLGLISKGFNIYVLGESGTGKMRTIRTLLNERASKESVPSDWCYVYNFKDPDNPLAVSLDPGKGVVFQKDMDTLIKNLRIEIPKAFESKEYEKQRSKILEEFQQKQKSLFTSLEEDAMAKGFAIRKAVTGLLIVPIKKNGEPLTEEEFAALDEKTRKKVEEIGKMLQEKLDDVVRAVREAEKLVKDMLSRLEREIALAAVGHFIEELKEKYKGYEKIVAYLDAVKEDILSHLDDFKITEEQAPPLPFMKMPKPEVSFVRYTVNVIVNNADCKGAPVVFESNPTYLNLFGRIEYKVQYGMALTDFSMIKAGSLHRANGGYIVINALDLLRNIFSYDALKRSIKNKEIKIEDVWEQYRLLSTTALKPEPIPLDVKVILVGNPYLYYLLYNLDEEYKELFKVKADFDSRMPRTNENIEKYAFFVASCQKEENLLPFDRSGVAKIVEYGSRLAEHQDKLSTKFSYIADIIREAHYWAKNAGSNIVKAEHVTKAIEEKIYRANRIEERIREMILEDTLIVETDGEKVGQVNGLAVLDLGDYSFGKPSRITARTYTGKAGVVNIERETKMSGKIHEKAIMIISSYLGSKYATKRPISLSASITFEQLYEMVEGDSATCAELYALLSSISGVPLKQNIAVTGSMDQNGDVQPIGGVNEKIEGFFDLCKVRGLDGHGVIIPKRNIKHLMLRQEVVDAVKDNKFFIYPIEKMEEGLEILTGMSAGVQREDGTYPEGTINYLVMKRLEEISEALEKKKEKEEEKAAEKKEGDNNANNK
- the xerD gene encoding site-specific tyrosine recombinase XerD, with protein sequence MNLKNKKDHTDIQHLDADVVSLLNRFASYLTVEKGLSRNTVESYCLDLKGFFEYIAKKTDFSQQPTNNFLQSFTRESIVNYMGELRDKGQSARTVCRFISSVKGFSKFLIIEKVISEDPTETIKTPKQWERLPKALNIDDIKKLLDYEPPTTGYQLFIRDSAMLELMYSSGLRVSEIISIKVNDLNFEGGFLRIMGKGAKERIVPINQRAIEKVRRYMHELRQGLLKNKQSPFVFLTSRGMPMTRQRFWQALKKLGNIVGLKLTPHTIRHSFATHLLEGGADLRSVQKMLGHSDISTTQIYTKVTGDRIRKVYLEHHPRAK